Within Oxobacter pfennigii, the genomic segment ACGTTAAGCCTTTCATCAAGCTTTATAGTGACGGCATCGGGAAAGGATTTATATAGGGCAAACTGATATATGTAATTTAGCCAGTCAAAGGGTAAATCTGCTTTTGAAAGCTCATTTATCATTTTATATGTCAGATCAAATACTGCGCTGCAGCTGAAATTTTTTTTATCGATGATTGCCTTCAGCTTCTCGCAAAATTCAGCGTCGTTTATATGCTTTTTAATGAATGACTGGCTTATATTCAAATCCTTTGAAAATTGGGCATGCAGATCTTTAAAGCTCATAAATTATTTCCTCCCTTATGAAAATATCATAAAGTAAGTATTGACTGTCTTAATAATATTACTTTACACTTTGCTTATCAATATTATTTAAGCCAATAATATGCTAAAATGGTGTATATGCGCTTTATTGGGAGATAATAAAATTGAAAAAGCCTTTATTTTAACAAATATCTTCAGATTATTTTTGAAAGAGTATGTGAAACACAGAGGAGGAACATAACAATGAACGATTTCTTTAAATTAAAGGAGAACAACACTAATTTCAAAACCGAAGTAATTGCCGGTATTACAACATTCATTACAATGGCGTATATAATATTTGTGAATCCCATGATTTTAAGCGCAGCAGGCATGAATGAAAAAGGCTTATTTGGAGACGCTGTAGCCGCCGCAGGCTTGAACACGGCAAACGATAAAATAATCGGCGCTGTATTTGCAGCCACTATTATATCTGCCATTATAGGAACTTTGATAATGGGACTTGTTGCAAATGTGCCCTTTGCACAAGCTGCAGGAATGGGAATGAATGCATTTTTTACTTATTATGTTGTATTAACTGCAAAATATTCATGGCAGGCGGCACTGGCAGCTGTATTTGTATGCGGCTTAATCAATATTTTCATAACAGTAACAAGAATAAGGCTGGCCATTGTTAATGCCATTCCTGATTCCTTAAAAAGCGCCATAGGAGCCGGTATCGGCTTATTCATATCTTTAATAGGTTTAAAAGAAGGGGGTCTAATAGTTTCATCTCCCGATACCCTATTGGCCTTCGGAAGCGTCACAGATCCTAAAACGCTCCTTGCCATTTTCGGTCTTATTGTCACAGTAGTTTTAATGGTTAAAAAAGTAAAAGGCTCTATACTTCTTGGTATTATACTTACAACCATTGCAGGTATAATAGCACAGACTGCTTTTAATGTTAATCTTAATATATTTTTGCCCACGAGTTTTGTATCTGCGCCGCCCAGCCTCGCACCTACATTTTTAAAGCTCAATTTCAGCGAGTTATTCAATGCAGGCACAGGTATTCTTACAGCGCTTACAATTATCCTTTCCTTCAGCCTGGTTGACACCTTTGATACCATAGGAACCTTTATAGGTACGGGAGAAAAGACAGGAATGTTTGATGAAAAGAATGATAAGCCGGGAAAAGGCATGTTCCCTAGAAAACTTGATAAAGCATTATTTGCAGATGCTACTGCCACATCTGTCGGTGCCCTTCTTGGGACCAGCAACGTTACTACTTATGTAGAAAGCGCTGCGGGAATAAGTGAAGGGGGAAGGACAGGACTTACTTCCGTCGTAACTGCAATATGCTTTCTCCTTGCATTATTCATATCACCCATTGTTGGAGTAGTGCCTTCACAGGCAACAGCCCCTGCCCTTATTATAGTTGGGGTGCTTATGATTGGAGCTGTAACCAAAATCAACTTTGATGATTTTGAAGAAGGTTTGCCGGCATTCTTAACCTTGGCCATAATGCCTTTTACATACAGCATTGCCAACGGAATAGCCGCAGGGTTTATATTCTATACATTAGTTAAAGTATTTACCGGAAAGGCAAATAAAGTCCATCCTATAATGTATATATTTACATTGCTCTTTATCATCAAATTCATAATGCAGGTTTAAAAAGGAATATTTAGTATTATAAAGTGTCTGCCATTAAAAGCAGGCACTTATTTTTGTCCATATACTATATAGAATTGAGTAATACTTAGTTTACAATTTCACATTTCTAAATTAATATTAACTTAGAAATGTATGAAATATTTGGGAGAGGGCTGGCAGACACTCCTCATGTTAAAAACTTTAAACCGTTGGAAAACTTACAGTTTGCATCATCAATATCTTTGTTTGGATTAACCATAACTCAAGATGAAGTTAATACTATTCCTGCACTGGATAATCTGGAATCTCTAAATTTTAAAGAATGCGATATAGATAGTATCAACAATTTTCCCACTATGAAAAAACTCATGCAATTGGATTTAGGGGGAAGTTTAATAAAAAATATTGATATACCTTCGGACAGGCTCCCAAATCTGAAGCAATTAAGATTAGACCAGTCTGAAATATCCGATCTTAGCGTACTTAAAGGATTTGAAAATATAGAGGAGATTTATATCAGAAGAACCGGAATTAAAAGCATTGAACCAATCTTAAATTATAAAAATCTTAAAGTAATCATTGCAGACATAGAGAATATTGAAGATAAGGATAAATTAATAGGAACCGGGATATCAATATCAAAAACAGATTAAATAAACGGATAATTATAAAAACTGCGATACACGAATTATATTAATTTTTATATTGCTGAATATTCGTAAATAAGCGTTCAGTATTTTAAATTTATATTAAAAAGTTCGCAAAAATATTGACACTATATAAAAAAATTTGTTAAGATGTAATAAAGAAAATATTGCCTGCACTCATATATGTCCGATGATATGGTTCGGATGTCTCTACCATGCAGCCGTAAACTGCGTGACTATGGGTGAAATCATGCGGTTTAAAACATCCTTTCAGCCTATTATGAATATATTAGGTTTAAAGTGCATTGGTGTTTTTTACTCTTTGTCCTGATTAAAACCCTGGGATAGATTTCACTCAAAGGTCTATTACC encodes:
- a CDS encoding NCS2 family permease, whose product is MNDFFKLKENNTNFKTEVIAGITTFITMAYIIFVNPMILSAAGMNEKGLFGDAVAAAGLNTANDKIIGAVFAATIISAIIGTLIMGLVANVPFAQAAGMGMNAFFTYYVVLTAKYSWQAALAAVFVCGLINIFITVTRIRLAIVNAIPDSLKSAIGAGIGLFISLIGLKEGGLIVSSPDTLLAFGSVTDPKTLLAIFGLIVTVVLMVKKVKGSILLGIILTTIAGIIAQTAFNVNLNIFLPTSFVSAPPSLAPTFLKLNFSELFNAGTGILTALTIILSFSLVDTFDTIGTFIGTGEKTGMFDEKNDKPGKGMFPRKLDKALFADATATSVGALLGTSNVTTYVESAAGISEGGRTGLTSVVTAICFLLALFISPIVGVVPSQATAPALIIVGVLMIGAVTKINFDDFEEGLPAFLTLAIMPFTYSIANGIAAGFIFYTLVKVFTGKANKVHPIMYIFTLLFIIKFIMQV
- a CDS encoding leucine-rich repeat domain-containing protein encodes the protein MYEIFGRGLADTPHVKNFKPLENLQFASSISLFGLTITQDEVNTIPALDNLESLNFKECDIDSINNFPTMKKLMQLDLGGSLIKNIDIPSDRLPNLKQLRLDQSEISDLSVLKGFENIEEIYIRRTGIKSIEPILNYKNLKVIIADIENIEDKDKLIGTGISISKTD